In a single window of the Biomphalaria glabrata chromosome 5, xgBioGlab47.1, whole genome shotgun sequence genome:
- the LOC106065002 gene encoding uncharacterized protein LOC106065002: MPPSPSRAPPALSDMTQYWDRRAKLIGEQTISNRHLRRGGAGLNLVPATRTLKPEVSDREGLARTPVTKSATNGRANVQVTLLTFCLLGLMFVLTFTVQPVMATNSDELAPNNKSWIEEQYDHVIFRSQKCQRKPTDDLARELRMAESGLSDDQLISEKRDYQQDDPGNLTPEGVDLDSIDNRRLAETLERDMYIYDTRDDKVLEEEDVLMDRRTWLPRRKVLKRGLARARSMNRRLKQEVENDRSAEGVPSSPEYPYMRRRRRTADIPESPSLGLPTPSREDSEFEEINKENSIDRMANDGHPKEKKEGDWLLKLHEKSHNKILRRQIKKKIRKNPKLLEKTPWSCTLKTSTMKSPLTFPRSYTEGECTQQKKCFYNLYVCQPQKISMKYLYRDKTRCNPLPKISNVTVFEERWEIGTRYVTVGCNCVSAISKQTKVEG; encoded by the exons ATGCCCCCCTCGCCTTCCAGAGCACCCCCCGCCCTATCTGACATGACACAGTACTGGGATAGGAGGGCAAAGCTCATCGGAGAACAGACTATAAGCAACAGACATCTGAGACGCGGCGGTGCGGGTTTGAATCTCGTGCCAGCAACGAGAACGCTGAAGCCGGAAGTGTCCGATAGAGAAGGATTGGCCCGTACTCCTGTAACCAAGTCAGCGACCAATGGACGGGCGAACGTACAG GTGACGCTGCTCACGTTTTGCTTGCTTGGTCTCATGTTTGTATTGACGTTTACTGTCCAGCCTGTGATGGCCACCAACAGCGATGAACTCGCCCCGAACAATAAATCGTGGATCGAAGAGCAATACGACCACGTCATATTTCGATCACAGAAATGCCAGAGAAAGCCAACAGACGATCTGGCGAGGGAGCTACGAATGGCTGAATCAGGCCTGAGTGATGACCAGTTGATCTCTGAGAAAAGAGATTACCAGCAAGACGACCCTGGGAACTTAACCCCAGAGGGCGTTGACTTAGACTCGATTGACAACCGCCGACTGGCGGAAACTTTAGAGAGagacatgtatatatatgacACCAGGGATGATAAAGTCTTGGAGGAGGAAGACGTTTTAATGGACAGAAGGACATGGTTGCCCAGAAGGAAGGTTCTTAAACGCGGGTTAGCACGTGCGAGATCTATGAACAGGAGACTTAAACAGGAAGTAGAAAATGACCGCTCTGCAGAAGGCGTTCCTTCGTCTCCAGAATATCCCTACATGAGAAGACGCCGGCGGACTGCGGATATTCCAGAATCCCCGTCTCTTGGTCTGCCGACACCTTCCCGCGAAGACAGCGAGTTTGAAGAGATCAATAAAGAAAACAGTATAGATAGAATGGCTAACGACGGCCaccccaaggaaaaaaaagagggtgacTGGTTGCTGAAGCTTCATGAAAAAAGCCACAACAAAATCCTGCGAAGGCAAATTAAGAAAAAGATTCGGAAAAACCCGAAACTGCTCGAGAAGACGCCTTGGTCTTGCACTTTAAAAACTAGTACCATGAAAAGCCCGCTAACGTTTCCACGTTCGTATACCGAGGGCGAGTGCACTCAACAAAAGAAATGCTTCTATAATCTGTACGTGTGCCAACCGCAAAAAATCTCCATGAAGTATTTGTATAGAGACAAGACCCGTTGCAACCCATTGCCCAAGATTTCCAACGTGACGGTCTTCGAAGAACGATGGGAGATCGGAACACGCTACGTGACTGTGGGTTGTAACTGCGTCAGTGCCATCTCCAAACAGACCAAAGTGGAAGGGTAG